The stretch of DNA CATCCCGGTAATGGTCACGTCTGGATGCACTGCCTGAACTCGCTTCCGATGACTATCTAATTTCTCACCCAATTCTCGAATTTTTTGTTTTTGCTCTGGCGTTGGGTCAGGAAATGGAAACGGATCGAAGCAACGAGTTTTGTTGTAGCGTGGTCTATCTTCTAGTGTTCCACCTGCTGCTAACGACCAAATAACATGAACTCGGCTCGAAAGTACACCTAAGAAGTAAGCATCCTCTAGAGCGATCGCTACCAACATATTGTCTGCAAGTATGCTTGCATCAAGAAAGACAAATATTCGATGTTTACTAGTCTCCACAGTTGCAATGTATCGCCTCAAACCCTTTAAGGCTGTTCTGATTTCAGTTCTAGGGCGACCAAATATCCACCAGTTTTCACGTAGGCTTTTGTCTCGATTAGCGTCTCTTTCTGGTTTAACCTTCTCTAATATCCACTGGTACGCTTTGGGATAACCCTTTTGAGCTTTGTCAAGAGTTAGTCCAAATAAATCAATAACCTTAGCATTACGGGATTTCTGCAATAGGTCTCGACCATTGATATACGAAAAAAGCACTTCGGATTCAACTTTTAAGAAATCATTTTCATCAAGAATAAATCCTGACCCAAATAGCATTACCCCACGGCTGGAAATATTGCTGTTAGCTTTTAATAGATGAGTATTAGAAATATCTGCCCCAGCTTGTAGTCCACTAAAAATCTTTCCGACATTTTGCCATTGAATGCTGATTTTGTCAGCTGAATCTTCTGGAACCCTTGCCTCAGCCTCAGCTACAACAATTCCTAATTGAGAAATTCTTATAAGCTTTTGAGTGCCTTCCGCTTCTCCAGTAGTCATCGCAATTCTGACAGCAGCCCCTTGATCTGTCCAAGGATGATCAGGAATTGCAAAAAACAACTTAAGCGGATTCTTCTCATTTTGGTGAAAATCAATAACGCTTCTTTGTCTGACTTGCCGAATACTATTGGTGGTAATAAATCCAAACCGTTGAATTTCACTCGATCGCACTAATTCAGCCGCTTTGTGCCACCAATACATCACATAATCAACCGTTTCAGGCACATCTTTGTAGAGCGATCGCAGCGTTTCAGCATAGCCATCCCCCAGCATTTCCCGCATTCGGGCATTGCCAATAAACGGCGGATTTGAGATCACATAATCCGCTTGGGGCCAGGTTGCAGAGCGAGGATTGAGGTAGCGATAAATTGGGATTTGATCTGATGGATCAGGCACCGCTTCACTTGTCACCGAATGCTTCATCGTGCGACCACCCCAGCGAGTTCGAGGTAGTTGCGTCACCGGATCGATCGCGGGTTCCTTACCGTCATAAGCCAGTACTGCATCCCGACACTCAATATTGTGGTACTCCCGCAGAATCGGTTCCGGTGGAGCCACCTCACCAAAACGCTTAAAGTGCCATTGCAAATAACCAATCCAGATTACGAGGTCAGCGATCGCCGCTGCTCTGGGGTTTAGCTCAATCCCCAAAAACTGCGACGGGTTTACCTGCTCAAAATCCAACACCAACTGCGCCTGACCCGTAATATCAGCCAAACGCCGCAACACCTCAGACTCCAAACTTTTCAGCAAATCCAGCGTCACATACAAGAAATTCCCCGAACCACAAGCAGGGTCAAGAATCTTCACCTCTCGCAGCTCCCGCAAAAAATCTTGAATTAGCGCGATCGCTTTGTTTTTCTGAGCTTTCGTCGGTTCTTGGTCGCCATTATCCAGCGCTTGCTTTACCTCCGCTTGCACCAAATCCCAGCGATCGCGCAACGGCTCCATCACCACCGGACGCACCAACCGCTCCACATAAGATCTCGGCGTGTAGTGTGCCCCCAACTTGCTCCGCTCCTTCGGGTCTAGCGCTCGCTCTAGCAACGTGCCAAAAATCGCAGGCTCCACATGCCGCCAATCCTTCTTCGCTGCTCTCAGCAGTACCTGTAGCTGCTCTGCCGTCAAATCCAACGCTGAGCCATCGGCAAACAACCCGCCATTAAACCGGGGAATCGTATTAAACCCGAAGTTACCCCCAGCATTCATCGTCTGCCAGAAAGCCTCGACTTCTGCCTTAAAAGTGCGTGGTTTTGGGAGCCAACGCTCCTCCAACGCTTGCGTAAAAATGTGTTCCTTCAGCAACTCCACATCTTCCGCAAACATCGTAAACAGACACCGCATCAAGAAATGCGCCACCAACTGCGGTTCATGCTGCTTTTCTAGCAGCTTTGCCAACTCCGCCAGATCACTCGCCACCTCTCGCGTCACCCGTGCGGCAATCTTTTCGGGGTTGCGTTTTTGCGGATCAGTAAAAACATCTACAAAGAAATCAAACGTCTCTGGCTCTAACAGTTGGTCAAGGAAAATCTCGCGCCGCGCCCCATATCCGCCATAGTCACCACTAAACCCCAACCAGACCTCAAAGTGTGAACCAATATCGCAAGTCAGCAAAAACGGCGGCTTCGAGTCTAAATTGCGCGTGTAAGCCAACCCCTGCACAAACGCCTTTTCCATTTCCTTGCGGTAGGTGGCAGTGCCCCGCTTTGCCATCCCTTTCCCCGCGATCGTGCCCCCTTGCTTCGCCTCCAGCAAAAAATGCTCAGTTTTGTAAAAGTCAATAAACCCCGTCGTCACCTTGCCACTAGGATGCGGGATTTTTACATCTTTCTCAAAGCAATAGCGATCGCCTGCCACACTTCCTTTGGGGGGCGGCGGCACAACTCCCAGCGCTACACACAAATCTCGCAAAAATGAGTCTTTATTCGCTCTCTCGTCGCCACTAGAGCCTTTCCAATTGCTCAAAAATGCCTGAACTCGCGCTAAATCAGACTCATTCATGCCGCAATTCTCAAATCTGGCCGTCAATCCTGTTTTAGCTTGCCCAAGCTCGATAGGCAGCGATCGCCTCAGCACCAGCCCCCCTAACCCCCCAATTCTGGGGGGAACTGGATTCTTACTTCCCCCAGAATTGGGGGACTGAGGGGGCAGTGCAGGGAGTCAAAACGCATTTCAACTTCTCTCTCCACCTTGAAACCACCCTGCCCCAGAATTGGGGAACTGATGGGGCTAATCTATAAATTTGCGCGAAGGCTTTGCCGAAATTCCTTAACTGCTTCAAGAGATTGGGGATGGTTGATGTAGGTGGTCAAAGTTTCTAAACTCAACTGAGGAAGTAACTGGCTGCGATCGCTGTGTTCATATTGCTCTCCTCGCAAGCAATAAACCACAAGCTGGTCGTCTTGCCAAAACCAAACTTCAGGAATCTCCAAGCGCTGGTAAACTGCCAGCTTATCGACTCCTCCACTTGTCAACACCACCTCTATCGCCAAGTCCGGGATGGGCTTTTCAGCCCCGATGCAATAACTCTCATCTGGTTCACTACCACCCCGCTGCTCCTCACTACGAAACGTGGTTGAACCAAGGGGAAAATAATCCGTATCAGTTTCCTCAAAATAGGCTTCTAATAAAGTGGCAATCCGCTTTTTAATGCCTTCGTGACGGCGACTCGGTGACGCAATCTCCAGCACTCCATCCAAATAAACCAGGCGTAGCGAAGCATTATCTTCTAGTTTTTGGAGCAATCGCTCGTAGTGCTGCCAACTCACTCCGCTCATTAGGAGGTAAACATCCTGCTCCAGCCATCCCTGATACTCTTGCTCTAATTCCTGGATCAGTTGCGCTAGCATCTTGTCACTGTCTCCGATTAGACTGCTGGCAATGAGGTGATAGATCAATGCTAGTCTGCACTGAGTTAGTTACAGAGGTGCTGGTGAAGCTTACGGGGTAGCATCCGATCGCCCCTCTCTTTGTTCAGATCTTCGATTAAGATCATCCTTTGCGTTGTGCGTTGCTCATGTCTGACTCTGCCAAAATTCAAAGCATTTACACCGATGGAGCTTGCTCTGGCAATCCTGGCCCCGGTGGTTGGGGTGTTGTCGCTTATTTCAGCGACGGCTCAATGCAGGAACTGGGGGGCAGAGCCGCAGCAACCACCAACAACCGCATGGAAATGCAAGCCGCGATCGCCGCTTTAGAATTTCTGGCTACTACACAACAAACTGAACCAATTAGCCTTTACACCGATAGCGAATATGTCAAAAACGGTGTCACCAAATGGGTCGTAGGTTGGAAGAAAAAAGGGTGGAAAACCGCGCAAGGCAAAGCCGTTTTGAACCAAGATTTGTGGCAAACCCTGGATGAACTGAACTCGAAGCAGGTAGAGTGGCGATATGTTCGCGGTCATGCCGGAGATGTAGGGAATGAACGCTGCGATGTGATCGCTCGTAGCTTTTCCTTAGGCAAGCCCGTTGCCCTCAAGCAGCGATCGCCGCAAACATCCAACGCTCATGATGCTTCTCATAATGCGAAAGATCGACAATTAGCCTTAGTTACGACTACAGCCCCAGGGTTGCCCACAACTACCACATCTGAATCAGACACAACTGACATTGCTAGCCCTAACACCGTACAATCCAGTGTCAATCTTGCTGAGCTTTCTACGATGGATGTGACCATGACAGATTCCATTGCCCCCGCTCCTGTAGAAAACCTCGATAACTTGCCCCGCGAGGTTCGCGTTGCCCAACTTCGCAACTTAATTGAAACGCTCCGCATCTCAGACGAGATTGCCAAGCAAGGCTATCTAATTAGTAGTTCCGAGTTGGCAGACTTGATGGATGTCAATGCCAGCGCCGTTACCAGCCGAGGTGATAACTGGGTTTGGCGCAACTGGGTGGTCTCACGGGTGCGTCGAGAAGGCAACCAGATTCTCTGGCAGCTAGAACGGGTAGACTAGCTGAATGTAACTATTACAACGTTAAAGCTGCATGGCACTGGAAAAACGACGTTGGCTGCGAATGGCTTTGCAGCTAAAAGGTTCAGTCATTCCGTCTGTCTTTCCTCGCACCCTATTATGTGGTTTTTTCGGCGTTTTCATTTCTGTTTTGTTTCGCTTCGGTTTACCTGTCGCCCAGCCAATTTTCGCCAATGTAATTCCTAGCATTGTCTTAGGTTTGTTGCTGGTGTTTCGGACGAACACTGCCTACGAGCGCTTCTGGGAAGGGCGTAAGTGCTGGGGTAGTTTGGTCAATACAGTGCGAAATCTGGCCCGTCAAATTTGGATTGGTGTGGTGGAGGAAAGCCCGCAAGACCGTACCAACAAAATTGCGGCCCTACGCTTACTCGTTGCTTTCGCCGTGACCACCAAACTGCATCTGCGCCAAGAACCGATTAACGGCGAACTAGAGCCTTTGATGCAGCGATCGCAATATCTCCAGCTTCAGAAAATGAACCATCCCCCGCTAGAAGTTGCCTTCTGGATTGGGGATTATCTACAAGACCAATTCAGTTGCGATCGCCTGAACCCCTACCAACTGGCTAATATGCATCGGTTACTAGATGAAATGGTCATCGCTTTAGGAGGGTGCGAACGTATTCTTAAAACTCCGATTCCAATGGCTTATGCCATCCACTTAAAACAGTTGCTATTAATTTATTGCCTGTTGTTGCCCTTCCCCCTCGTGAGCGAGATTGGCTGGTTTACAGGCCCCATCGTGGCGCTGATTAGCTTTACTTTGTTTGGTATTGAGGAAATTGGCATTGAGATTGAGAATCCCTTTGGTCGCGATGCCAATGACCTACCGCTAGACGCTATTTGTAGCACCATGCTCCTCAATATTGAAGACTTAATTACACTGGCTCCCAGCACTCGCGCTTACCCAGAAGACACTGCGATCGCTAATTAGGTTAGAAATTAAGTTAGATTACTCAAAAATCTTTGGCTAAGGGCTGGCACTTTCTAACACTTGTGCTATATTAAGAAATTGGAATAAGACTTTCCCTCGGCACGGAGATCTACGCGTAGGTGCTGATTTTATCTGGGAAGTTGCTGATTAGAAGTATTTGCAAAATTTATCGATGACGAAAAGTGTTATGAACCAACAGGTTATTCAGCCGATGGTGAAGTTGCAGCGTCAGGTGCGCTCACTGGTGGAGTCGAATCTGATTAAGCCAACGGACAGCATCTGGAAAATTGCCTTTCTTTATGGCGACGAGTGGCCCTACTGGAAGCAAGAACTCCAAGCTTACGACTTCACTATGCAAGACCCAGTCAACGACCTATTAGAGGTTGAAGCTTGGGACGAAGACTGATAGACGAAGCGTAATCGACTTAAAGACACCTAGCCAACGCTTGTGCCAGCTCTAGGGCTGTTTGGTAGCGATCGCTTACTTTCGGGTGAGTGGCTTGTTCCAGCACCGCTTGTAAGCGTGGTGTAATCGTGGGAATTCCTTCTGGGCGAAAGCGGTACTCAGAGCCTCGCTTTCGGTAGAA from Trichocoleus desertorum ATA4-8-CV12 encodes:
- a CDS encoding class I SAM-dependent DNA methyltransferase; this translates as MNESDLARVQAFLSNWKGSSGDERANKDSFLRDLCVALGVVPPPPKGSVAGDRYCFEKDVKIPHPSGKVTTGFIDFYKTEHFLLEAKQGGTIAGKGMAKRGTATYRKEMEKAFVQGLAYTRNLDSKPPFLLTCDIGSHFEVWLGFSGDYGGYGARREIFLDQLLEPETFDFFVDVFTDPQKRNPEKIAARVTREVASDLAELAKLLEKQHEPQLVAHFLMRCLFTMFAEDVELLKEHIFTQALEERWLPKPRTFKAEVEAFWQTMNAGGNFGFNTIPRFNGGLFADGSALDLTAEQLQVLLRAAKKDWRHVEPAIFGTLLERALDPKERSKLGAHYTPRSYVERLVRPVVMEPLRDRWDLVQAEVKQALDNGDQEPTKAQKNKAIALIQDFLRELREVKILDPACGSGNFLYVTLDLLKSLESEVLRRLADITGQAQLVLDFEQVNPSQFLGIELNPRAAAIADLVIWIGYLQWHFKRFGEVAPPEPILREYHNIECRDAVLAYDGKEPAIDPVTQLPRTRWGGRTMKHSVTSEAVPDPSDQIPIYRYLNPRSATWPQADYVISNPPFIGNARMREMLGDGYAETLRSLYKDVPETVDYVMYWWHKAAELVRSSEIQRFGFITTNSIRQVRQRSVIDFHQNEKNPLKLFFAIPDHPWTDQGAAVRIAMTTGEAEGTQKLIRISQLGIVVAEAEARVPEDSADKISIQWQNVGKIFSGLQAGADISNTHLLKANSNISSRGVMLFGSGFILDENDFLKVESEVLFSYINGRDLLQKSRNAKVIDLFGLTLDKAQKGYPKAYQWILEKVKPERDANRDKSLRENWWIFGRPRTEIRTALKGLRRYIATVETSKHRIFVFLDASILADNMLVAIALEDAYFLGVLSSRVHVIWSLAAGGTLEDRPRYNKTRCFDPFPFPDPTPEQKQKIRELGEKLDSHRKRVQAVHPDVTITGMYNLLEKLRSGQAFTDSDRAYNDKALVSTLKQIHDDLDAAVFEAYGWAANLSDDEILEKLVTLNAERAEEERNGLIRWLRPEYQAPQTIGAATETTVQGEIAGVEVENSSAESPLNPPILGDLEDPVPPSIGGLGGQVAWPKKPKDQLAAIRDLLRTNGGEWTVEQVVAQFKGAARKKQAIADHLESLESLGILVSHTEANVVRWHYAELQQAS
- a CDS encoding Uma2 family endonuclease → MLAQLIQELEQEYQGWLEQDVYLLMSGVSWQHYERLLQKLEDNASLRLVYLDGVLEIASPSRRHEGIKKRIATLLEAYFEETDTDYFPLGSTTFRSEEQRGGSEPDESYCIGAEKPIPDLAIEVVLTSGGVDKLAVYQRLEIPEVWFWQDDQLVVYCLRGEQYEHSDRSQLLPQLSLETLTTYINHPQSLEAVKEFRQSLRANL
- the rnhA gene encoding ribonuclease HI, with translation MSDSAKIQSIYTDGACSGNPGPGGWGVVAYFSDGSMQELGGRAAATTNNRMEMQAAIAALEFLATTQQTEPISLYTDSEYVKNGVTKWVVGWKKKGWKTAQGKAVLNQDLWQTLDELNSKQVEWRYVRGHAGDVGNERCDVIARSFSLGKPVALKQRSPQTSNAHDASHNAKDRQLALVTTTAPGLPTTTTSESDTTDIASPNTVQSSVNLAELSTMDVTMTDSIAPAPVENLDNLPREVRVAQLRNLIETLRISDEIAKQGYLISSSELADLMDVNASAVTSRGDNWVWRNWVVSRVRREGNQILWQLERVD
- a CDS encoding DUF4327 family protein, yielding MNQQVIQPMVKLQRQVRSLVESNLIKPTDSIWKIAFLYGDEWPYWKQELQAYDFTMQDPVNDLLEVEAWDED